One segment of Brassica napus cultivar Da-Ae chromosome C3, Da-Ae, whole genome shotgun sequence DNA contains the following:
- the LOC106438483 gene encoding putative F-box protein At4g09190, with product MDQNKIDGSTHDDDNDRSLSIEHVPLDLMGEILSRQPAKSIGSSRSVSKLWSSITTTQGFIKSFAARSSESSQPCDLLIFSKRDKLFVFSFPQTESYQFKIPRDGFLQRYDSVHGLVYLETSTQLMIWNPTMKRFFTLPEPEGSEGKYITGSLGYDPIDCKYKALCHLTGDKIGILTLGSQESWRILSQGFPSHSRRMSDCVICINGVIYYQCFSGLSLAHAIMSFHVRSEKFHLINYPSRDGCFFVSYEGRLALMVSSNGHSGIELWILVNAENHEWVYKHFPTPYLRQTFWVLRDMKLKGVTDAD from the exons ATGGACCAAAATAAAATCGATGGATCAacacatgatgatgataatgatagaTCTCTGTCAATAGAGCATGTTCCCCTCGACCTAATGGGCGAGATTCTCTCAAGACAGCCAGCTAAATCGATTGGGAGTTCTCGCTCTGTCTCTAAGTTATGGTCTTCCATCACCACAACTCAAGGTTTCATCAAGTCATTCGCTGCTAGGTCATCGGAATCATCACAGCCTTGTGATCTGCTAATCTTCAGCAAACGCGACAAGCTGTTTGTTTTCTCCTTTCCTCAAACAGAGAGTTATCAATTTAAAATCCCCCGTGATGGTTTCCTTCAGCGCTACGATTCCGTCCACGGCTTGGTTTACTTGGAAACTTCTACGCAGCTCATGATTTGGAATCCAACCATGAAACGGTTCTTCACTTTACCTGAACCTGAAGGCAGCGAGGGCAAATACATCACAGGATCTTTGGGATATGATCCTATTGACTGTAAATACAAAGCATTGTGCCATCTTACAGGAGACAAGATTGGGATTCTTACATTGGGATCGCAGGAGTCATGGAGAATACTATCCCAAGGCTTCCCAAGTCATTCTCGACGCATGTCAGATTGTGTGATATGCATTAATGGAGTCATATACTATCAATGTTTTTCTGGTCTTTCTCTGGCTCATGCCATTATGAGCTTTCATGTCAGGTCTGAAAAGTTCCATTTGATAAATTATCCGTCCAGGGATGGTTGCTTTTTCGTATCTTATGAGGGAAGACTAGCTTTGATGGTAAGCTCCAATGGCCACTCTGGTATTGAATTGTGGATCTTGGTGAACGCAGAGAATCACGAATGGGTATACAAACACTTTCCTACACCTTATCTTCGTCAGACATTTTGGGTTTTGAGGGATATGAAGTTGAAAGGTGTTACTGACGCAG ACTGA
- the LOC106438485 gene encoding LOW QUALITY PROTEIN: ran-binding protein M homolog (The sequence of the model RefSeq protein was modified relative to this genomic sequence to represent the inferred CDS: inserted 1 base in 1 codon), which produces MNSSHFIHKFRHSSNREDMANEEEEESPTELNTINSSGGFLIVSPDKVSLKYTGAGQHGHDVGVVQANKPAPFKRHAYYFEMYVKDAGVKGRVAIGFTTDNFKTGRHPGWELNTCGYHGEDGLIYLGKRQGEAFGPAYTTGDTVGAGINYDSQEFFFTVNGTLVGTVSKYIKGPLFPTVAVHSQNEEVTVNFGLEKFAFDFKGYEVSERNKQQIAIEKTSIPPNMNYRLVKNYLLHFGYEETFQAFNLATKSTVPPIYFAQEDGVEVQDTAYALNERKILRQLIGKGEIDAALAKLRDCYPQLVQDDKSEVCFLLRCQKFIELVRIGALEVAVKYGRVELAXFIGLNVFQDIVEDCFALLVYERPQESNVGYFLEASQREVVADAVNAAVLSTNPKHKDRLYSHLETLLRQLMACCLEQRLLNDGQGESLSLNRLLKNNNCKRIKKSD; this is translated from the exons ATGAACTCCTCCCACTTCATTCACAAATTTCGCCACTCTTCTAACCGAGAAGACATGGccaacgaggaagaagaagaatcaccCACGGAGCTAAACACGATCAACAGCTCCGGCGGTTTCCTAATCGTCTCTCCCGATAAAGTCTCCCTCAAGTACACCGGCGCTGGCCAGCACGGTCACGACGTCGGCGTCGTTCAAGCGAATAAGCCTGCTCCCTTCAAGCGTCACGCTTACTACTTCGAGATGTACGTCAAAGATGCTGGCGTTAAAGGAAGGGTTGCGATTGGTTTCACTACTGATAACTTCAAAACCGGAAGGCATCCTGG ATGGGAACTCAACACTTGTGGGTATCATGGTGAAGATGGACTTATTTATCTTGGGAAAAGACAAGGTGAAGCATTTGGTCCGGCGTATACAACCGGTGATACGGTTGGTGCCGGTATAAACTATGATTCTCAGGAGTTCTTTTTCAC TGTAAATGGAACTCTGGTAGGGACTGTCTCCAAGTACATCAAGGGTCCTCTGTTTCCTACTGTCGCCGTACATAGCCAAAACGAGGA GGTTACTGTTAACTTTGGGCTGGAGAAGtttgcttttgattttaag GGGTATGAGGTATCGGAGAGGAATAAGCAACAAATAGCCATTGAAAAGACATCCATACCACCGAACATGAATTATAG GCTAGTAAAAAATTACTTGCTTCATTTTGGGTATGAAGAGACTTTTCAAGCTTTCAACCTAGCTACTAAAAGTACAGTTCCTCCTATCTACTTTGCTCAAGAAGACGGTGTTGAGGTGCAAGATACAGCATATGCACTGAATGAGAGGAAGATCCTTAGACAG CTTATAGGGAAGGGTGAGATTGATGCTGCTCTTGCTAAACTCAGGGATTGCTATCCCCAACTTGTACAG GATGATAAATCAGAAGTTTGCTTCCTCCTTCGCTGTCAAAAGTTCATTGAGTTAGTACGG ATTGGAGCATTGGAAGTAGCTGtgaaatatggaagagtggagtTAG AGTTCATTGGTTTAAATGTATTCCAAGACATTGTAGAG GATTGCTTTGCTCTGCTTGTCTACGAACGTCCCCAAGAATCAAACGTGGGATATTTCCTTGAAGCATCTCAACGGGAAGTAGTGGCAGACGCCGTAAATGCGGCGGTTTTATCTACAAATCCAAAACATAAAGATCGGTTGTATTCTCATCTTGAGACACTTCTCCGACAGTTAATGGCTTGCTGTCTGGAACAGCGGTTATTGAATGATGGTCAGGGAGAATCATTGTCGCTTAACCGGCTTCTTAAGAACAACAATTGCAAAAGGATAAAGAAAAGTGATTAG